From Priestia aryabhattai, one genomic window encodes:
- a CDS encoding Ger(x)C family spore germination protein, translating into MKRKGLFLLLMMTMTVLLSSCWSKKELTDLAIVSAIGIDKTKDGRYHLTLQIINPGNVAGGMQGGGGGTQSPPVTIYSASGDNIVEASRRASSKISRRLYYAHANLIVIGEKLARENGLNPLIDAMDRDPEFRNTATMVIANHSTAADFVKTLTPVDKIPANKVLKTLEFTQREWGENIKLTLQEVIKKLRSPGEQTIVGGFRVVGNHKQAQMLENLQESAPEATLRASGIAVLKQGKLVDWLYGEKARGTIWILDKIQGTDINIDWGGEKEAIAYQTVRQKTQISAQVKNGQPYISVHARVEGDIAEIEVPVDITNPKVITKIEQLLRTEIEKELKKAIEHAQKNKADIFGFGEVVHRSRPNQWKKIKSEWSDVYFPKLKVDITVEAYVRRAGLRNKSFLSGIKENQK; encoded by the coding sequence ATGAAGCGTAAAGGCCTTTTTCTTTTATTGATGATGACAATGACTGTCTTGCTCTCGAGTTGTTGGAGTAAAAAAGAGTTAACCGACCTTGCCATTGTATCAGCCATAGGTATCGATAAAACGAAAGATGGAAGATATCACTTAACGCTCCAAATTATTAATCCAGGAAACGTGGCTGGAGGCATGCAAGGAGGGGGAGGCGGTACTCAAAGCCCTCCTGTTACCATCTATTCGGCTTCGGGAGATAATATAGTCGAAGCAAGTAGACGGGCTTCAAGTAAGATTTCCCGAAGACTTTATTATGCTCATGCAAACTTGATTGTGATTGGTGAGAAGCTGGCAAGAGAAAATGGGCTTAACCCGTTAATTGATGCTATGGATCGTGACCCGGAATTCCGAAATACTGCCACCATGGTAATTGCAAATCATTCAACTGCCGCAGATTTCGTCAAAACATTAACACCCGTTGATAAGATTCCAGCGAATAAAGTACTTAAAACATTAGAGTTCACGCAGAGAGAATGGGGAGAGAACATAAAGTTGACGCTTCAAGAAGTGATAAAAAAGCTACGTTCTCCTGGGGAGCAAACGATAGTAGGAGGATTCCGTGTGGTTGGGAACCATAAGCAAGCACAGATGTTGGAGAATCTTCAAGAAAGTGCACCTGAAGCAACGCTTCGCGCTTCCGGAATTGCTGTTTTAAAACAAGGAAAGTTAGTGGATTGGTTGTATGGAGAAAAAGCAAGGGGAACGATATGGATTCTCGATAAAATCCAAGGAACCGATATCAACATTGATTGGGGAGGAGAAAAAGAAGCGATTGCTTATCAAACCGTTCGCCAAAAAACACAGATATCTGCGCAGGTAAAGAATGGTCAACCTTACATTTCTGTTCATGCGCGTGTAGAAGGAGATATTGCTGAAATAGAGGTTCCTGTCGATATCACCAATCCAAAGGTCATTACAAAAATCGAACAATTATTGAGAACAGAAATTGAAAAAGAGCTAAAGAAAGCTATTGAACATGCGCAGAAAAACAAAGCAGATATCTTTGGATTCGGCGAAGTCGTTCACCGTTCAAGGCCGAATCAATGGAAAAAAATAAAATCTGAATGGAGCGATGTGTACTTTCCAAAATTAAAGGTCGACATCACCGTGGAAGCCTATGTGCGTCGTGCTGGTTTACGAAATAAATCGTTTCTTTCAGGTATAAAGGAGAATCAAAAGTGA
- a CDS encoding DUF3231 family protein — protein MEKQHIDLTSAEISCLWSSYLADSMSICVFKYLVQGIKDEQIKKVIKHALDLSQQHVEIIKNIFEKEEIAVPKGFREHDVNLKAKPLFTDTFCLFYLKNMTKGGLVANATVLPNMYREDILAFYSKCLTSSNELHTEATHLLLEKGLAVRPPQIPKPQQVEFIRKQSFLFEALGESRPLTGQEVTNLYANIQTNIMGTAIATAFAQVTTTKKIREYMLKGKEISKKHFEVFSSYLKSHDLPVPVSHDHEITISTEAPFSEKLMMFHFSLMIYAGVGNYGVSISQSQRSDLVVDYSRLLTETLAYSEDGANIMINKEWLEKPPMAADRKKLTKDK, from the coding sequence ATGGAGAAGCAACATATTGATTTAACATCAGCCGAGATATCTTGCTTATGGAGCAGTTATCTTGCTGATAGTATGTCTATTTGTGTCTTTAAATATTTAGTTCAAGGGATTAAGGATGAGCAAATTAAGAAAGTAATTAAGCATGCTCTAGATCTATCCCAACAGCATGTTGAAATAATCAAAAATATCTTTGAAAAAGAGGAGATAGCAGTTCCTAAAGGTTTTAGAGAACATGATGTCAACTTAAAAGCCAAACCATTATTTACAGATACTTTCTGTTTATTTTATCTTAAAAATATGACGAAAGGTGGATTAGTTGCAAATGCAACTGTTCTACCTAATATGTATAGGGAAGATATCCTGGCATTTTACTCAAAATGTTTAACATCTAGTAATGAATTGCATACTGAAGCAACACATCTTCTGTTGGAAAAGGGATTAGCTGTAAGACCTCCTCAAATCCCAAAGCCTCAGCAGGTTGAGTTTATTCGTAAACAGTCGTTTCTATTTGAAGCTTTGGGTGAAAGTCGTCCTCTTACTGGCCAAGAGGTGACAAACCTTTATGCAAATATCCAAACGAATATCATGGGAACAGCTATTGCGACAGCATTTGCTCAAGTAACCACTACTAAAAAGATTCGAGAATACATGTTAAAAGGAAAAGAAATATCAAAGAAACATTTTGAAGTCTTTAGTTCTTATTTGAAGTCTCATGATCTTCCTGTTCCAGTATCACATGACCATGAAATCACTATCTCAACAGAAGCGCCTTTTTCTGAAAAACTAATGATGTTTCATTTCTCCTTAATGATTTATGCAGGAGTAGGGAATTATGGGGTTTCGATTTCTCAGAGTCAAAGAAGTGATTTAGTCGTTGATTATTCTCGTTTACTAACGGAGACATTAGCTTATTCAGAAGATGGAGCTAACATTATGATTAATAAGGAATGGTTAGAAAAGCCACCTATGGCAGCTGATCGAAAGAAATTAACGAAAGATAAGTAA
- a CDS encoding LysR substrate-binding domain-containing protein encodes MRKEPMVAALSKEHPLASKTSSIDLIELANDPFILTGRNSNQSHYDGIINSCYDAGFSPNIIQETKEMSTVISLVSAGIGIAIVPASIQLLLQNEVVYRDIRDNKFNTVTALVWENKNQTPIVNAFVELVKESVIPIFNKYECF; translated from the coding sequence ATTAGAAAAGAACCTATGGTTGCAGCCTTATCAAAAGAACACCCTTTAGCTTCCAAAACATCCTCCATCGATCTTATTGAGTTAGCCAATGATCCTTTTATTTTAACTGGAAGAAATTCAAATCAAAGTCATTATGACGGGATAATTAATAGTTGTTATGACGCAGGGTTTAGCCCAAACATCATACAAGAAACAAAAGAAATGTCCACTGTTATATCTTTAGTTTCTGCAGGAATTGGTATAGCTATAGTCCCTGCCTCAATACAATTATTATTACAAAATGAAGTGGTATATCGTGACATTCGAGATAACAAATTCAATACTGTCACAGCTCTTGTATGGGAAAATAAAAATCAAACGCCAATAGTAAACGCTTTTGTTGAATTAGTAAAAGAATCTGTTATTCCAATTTTTAATAAGTATGAATGTTTTTGA
- a CDS encoding SDR family oxidoreductase encodes MSNIQDKVVIITGASSGIGEATAKELASKGAQLVLAARREDRLKKLQEEIQKNGGQAIYKVTDVASHEQMEELAEYALTEFGKIDVMVNNAGVMPLSPVYQKKINEWDSMIDINIKGVLYGIAAVLPSMRERKEGHIINVSSIAGHLVFQASAVYSGTKFAVRAITEGLRKEEAPNNIRTTIISPGTISTELLESISDEELKSEIVEVSKIGIEPASIARAVAFAIEQPSDVAINEMIVRPTIQEL; translated from the coding sequence ATGTCAAATATTCAAGATAAGGTTGTCATTATTACGGGCGCTTCTAGTGGAATTGGAGAAGCGACTGCAAAAGAACTTGCATCTAAAGGTGCGCAGCTGGTACTGGCGGCTCGTCGCGAAGATCGATTAAAGAAATTGCAAGAAGAGATTCAAAAGAATGGTGGGCAAGCTATTTATAAAGTGACGGATGTTGCCTCACATGAACAAATGGAAGAGTTAGCTGAGTATGCTCTAACAGAGTTTGGAAAAATTGATGTAATGGTTAATAATGCAGGAGTAATGCCACTGTCACCTGTTTATCAGAAAAAAATCAATGAATGGGATTCGATGATTGATATTAACATCAAGGGTGTACTTTATGGTATTGCTGCTGTCCTTCCTTCCATGAGAGAAAGAAAAGAAGGGCATATCATTAATGTTTCCTCAATAGCCGGTCACTTAGTATTCCAAGCTAGTGCAGTTTATAGTGGTACAAAGTTTGCTGTACGTGCCATTACAGAAGGTCTCCGTAAGGAAGAGGCACCCAATAATATTCGTACAACTATTATTTCGCCAGGAACTATTTCTACAGAATTACTAGAATCCATTTCAGATGAGGAATTAAAATCTGAAATCGTTGAAGTTAGTAAAATTGGAATCGAGCCTGCTAGCATTGCTCGTGCCGTTGCATTTGCCATTGAACAACCATCAGATGTAGCGATTAATGAAATGATTGTTCGTCCAACAATTCAAGAACTCTAA
- a CDS encoding STAS domain-containing protein — MINKRFNYLLDISITETVIVFEQVKDEIIKKAQQEVLALSVPVVPIQDKTAVLPLIGSIDSERAEFISENVILKIIEMKVERLIVDFSGILDIDTIAERYLFDIYSVLRLQGIEVMMTGIRPELAQIVVRNGIDFSSIKTYATVKQAIETQKS, encoded by the coding sequence TTGATTAATAAACGATTTAACTATCTGTTGGATATAAGTATCACCGAAACTGTTATAGTGTTTGAACAAGTAAAAGATGAAATTATTAAAAAGGCACAACAAGAGGTATTGGCATTATCTGTTCCTGTCGTTCCTATTCAAGATAAAACCGCTGTTCTCCCACTAATTGGCTCTATTGACTCGGAAAGAGCAGAATTTATCTCGGAGAATGTGATCTTGAAAATTATTGAAATGAAGGTAGAGCGTCTGATTGTTGATTTTTCAGGTATCTTAGATATAGACACTATAGCTGAACGTTACCTCTTTGATATCTACAGTGTTCTTCGATTACAAGGTATTGAGGTCATGATGACAGGTATACGACCTGAACTTGCCCAAATTGTTGTTAGAAATGGAATTGATTTCTCATCTATTAAAACCTATGCAACAGTTAAACAAGCGATAGAAACTCAAAAAAGCTAG
- a CDS encoding NADH-dependent flavin oxidoreductase, with translation MNEKYSNLFKSFTFKKGITFNNRVVMAPMTTWSSNDDYTVSDEELTYYKKRVNGVGLVITGCTHVTPNGIGFTNEFAAYDDTFMPGLRKLAEAAKSGGAPAILQIFHAGNKALPDLVPNGEVVSSSAVETEATGFAPSVLPRELSHEEILDIIHAFGETTRRAIEAGFDGVELHGAHGFLMQNFFSPFFNRREDQWGGSLENRMRFPLAIVQEVNNVIEKHATKPFMLGYRLSPDEHEEGGLRMKDTYALIERLIEEDVDYVHASLADALSSKPVDSQGEKTYLELIVDHVNGRVPVLAAGSMVTPDDVAKALDKGLTLAAIGHALIMNPDWVEKVQNGQESEVQTAIKASKVSELELPEKLWGVIQASGPWFKIEE, from the coding sequence ATGAACGAAAAATATAGCAACTTATTTAAATCTTTTACATTTAAAAAAGGGATTACCTTTAATAATAGAGTCGTTATGGCACCAATGACAACTTGGTCCAGTAATGATGATTACACGGTTTCAGATGAGGAATTAACCTATTACAAAAAAAGAGTAAACGGAGTAGGACTTGTGATTACAGGTTGTACACATGTGACTCCAAACGGGATCGGTTTTACAAATGAATTTGCAGCTTATGACGATACATTTATGCCGGGCTTACGTAAATTAGCTGAAGCCGCGAAAAGTGGCGGAGCTCCTGCTATCCTTCAAATTTTCCATGCAGGTAACAAAGCACTACCGGATCTTGTGCCAAATGGTGAGGTTGTTAGTTCAAGTGCTGTAGAAACTGAGGCAACTGGATTTGCTCCTTCAGTTTTGCCTAGAGAACTTTCACATGAGGAAATTTTAGATATCATCCATGCATTTGGAGAAACAACAAGAAGAGCAATTGAAGCAGGTTTTGACGGCGTTGAGCTTCATGGTGCTCATGGATTTTTAATGCAGAACTTCTTCTCACCTTTCTTCAACAGACGAGAAGATCAATGGGGAGGATCATTAGAAAATCGCATGCGTTTCCCACTAGCAATTGTTCAGGAAGTGAACAATGTCATTGAAAAGCATGCAACAAAACCGTTTATGTTAGGATACAGACTATCCCCTGACGAACATGAAGAAGGCGGTTTGAGAATGAAGGATACCTATGCATTGATTGAACGCCTTATTGAAGAGGATGTTGATTATGTCCATGCTTCATTGGCTGATGCTCTTTCTTCAAAGCCAGTCGATAGTCAAGGTGAAAAAACATATCTTGAGTTAATTGTTGACCATGTAAACGGTCGAGTTCCTGTACTGGCTGCTGGTTCTATGGTAACTCCGGATGATGTTGCCAAAGCATTAGATAAGGGTCTTACCCTAGCTGCAATTGGCCACGCGTTAATCATGAATCCTGACTGGGTTGAAAAGGTTCAAAATGGACAAGAGTCTGAGGTCCAAACAGCGATAAAGGCTTCAAAGGTTAGTGAGCTTGAGCTTCCAGAAAAACTTTGGGGCGTCATTCAAGCTTCAGGCCCATGGTTTAAGATTGAGGAATAA
- a CDS encoding spore germination protein — MPSFFKDRKSKKNRQNDAKNQATDQFIEHIQDSLSANLNIIKQKTGNSSDVVIRHLKMGSNFNIRVAIVYLEGIVDNQSIQEFLLESMMKDDEKEKVNEYDALDLISEDMMAVSNVSFIHNWDDLFLALMAGDTLILVDGIDQALSAGTQGGEKRSIAESTTQMVVRGPKGAFTESIGTNTAMVRRIIKTPDLWTESFKIGRVTKTDVTLMYIHDIANDKVINEIRQRLNKIDIDSILESGYIEQLIEDETMTPFPTVYNTERPDVVAGNLLEGRIAIFVDGTPFVLIAPAVFMQFFQSAEDYYARFDIATSIRLLRIFMFLISLIAPATYVAVTTFHQEMVPTTLIVAIAAQREAVPFPAFVEALLMEVTFEILREAGIRLPKAIGSAVSIVGALVIGQAAVQASIVSPAMVIIVSITAIASFATPSFDMAISARLIRFLFMLGAATFGFYGIILVLLMMVVHLCSLRSFGVPYMAPFAPFIPVNNGDTVVRLPWWTLRQRPRLITANTVREGANRRPQPPASRGMVNRDFEEGDNNEA; from the coding sequence ATGCCTTCGTTTTTTAAAGATCGAAAATCAAAAAAGAACCGCCAAAATGATGCTAAAAATCAAGCAACTGATCAATTCATAGAACATATACAAGATTCACTGTCAGCGAACCTTAACATCATTAAACAAAAAACAGGAAACAGTTCAGACGTTGTTATTCGTCATTTAAAAATGGGGAGCAACTTCAATATAAGGGTAGCGATTGTGTATCTAGAAGGAATCGTAGACAATCAATCGATTCAAGAATTCTTACTTGAATCCATGATGAAAGATGATGAGAAAGAAAAAGTGAATGAGTACGATGCGTTAGACCTGATTTCTGAAGATATGATGGCGGTTAGTAACGTATCATTTATCCATAACTGGGATGACTTATTTTTGGCCTTAATGGCAGGCGATACTCTTATTCTAGTGGATGGAATAGATCAGGCACTGAGTGCTGGCACCCAAGGGGGAGAAAAACGTTCTATTGCAGAATCGACTACCCAAATGGTGGTTCGAGGACCAAAAGGCGCGTTTACAGAGTCTATTGGAACCAATACAGCCATGGTACGTCGCATCATTAAGACCCCTGATTTATGGACAGAGTCCTTTAAAATAGGGCGTGTAACTAAGACAGATGTGACGCTTATGTACATACATGACATTGCCAATGACAAAGTTATTAACGAAATTCGTCAACGATTAAACAAAATTGACATTGATAGCATTTTGGAATCAGGTTATATTGAGCAACTCATAGAAGACGAGACGATGACACCTTTTCCAACCGTTTACAACACTGAAAGACCTGATGTAGTGGCAGGGAATCTGTTAGAGGGTCGGATTGCTATTTTTGTAGATGGAACCCCTTTTGTACTCATTGCGCCTGCTGTATTTATGCAATTTTTCCAATCGGCCGAGGATTATTATGCCCGTTTCGACATTGCAACATCGATTCGTCTTTTACGTATTTTTATGTTTTTGATTTCTCTTATTGCGCCTGCTACTTATGTGGCTGTCACGACCTTCCATCAGGAAATGGTGCCAACAACACTGATTGTAGCCATCGCGGCGCAAAGGGAAGCCGTTCCCTTTCCAGCATTTGTGGAAGCCCTTCTCATGGAGGTCACCTTTGAAATCTTACGAGAAGCAGGGATTCGACTGCCCAAAGCCATTGGTTCGGCCGTCTCCATTGTCGGTGCCCTTGTTATTGGTCAAGCAGCCGTTCAAGCAAGTATTGTGTCACCGGCTATGGTCATTATCGTTTCTATCACAGCCATTGCTAGTTTTGCTACACCTTCCTTTGATATGGCTATTTCGGCTCGTTTAATTCGCTTTTTATTTATGCTTGGTGCCGCAACATTTGGTTTCTATGGGATTATTCTGGTCTTGCTGATGATGGTCGTTCATCTATGCAGCTTACGTTCATTTGGTGTGCCCTATATGGCCCCCTTTGCACCCTTCATCCCTGTAAACAATGGGGATACTGTTGTGAGGTTACCATGGTGGACACTGAGACAAAGGCCACGATTAATTACTGCTAATACGGTTCGAGAAGGAGCAAATCGACGCCCGCAACCTCCTGCATCTCGTGGTATGGTGAATCGGGATTTTGAAGAAGGTGACAACAATGAAGCGTAA
- a CDS encoding DUF3231 family protein encodes MDKNKLKLTSSEIGTLWGEYVNGTMTDIVNRYMFSIIEDESIKTIFEDAIKTFAKQKKQIVAFIENEGFPVPIGFTESDLNKGTQRLFTDIFCLNYLHIMTLHGLLGHTTSLGVSVREDLRHFYDSCDNDAKRMYHQTVELLLEKGDFQRDPYFYPATNPEYISSQDFTDGFFGKGRRLSAIEIISISFNLKKSIMAKTLSIGFSQVSQSKEVRKFLEDSEKTADDQIQSFSKIMHADNLPIPKSWETEVTTSTDSPFSDKLMMYHIGFLFQAAQAYHGTGLASAMRTDLVATYERIILKNLMVTKRWFNIMVKNKWVEQPPLAPNRKEIAKEK; translated from the coding sequence TTGGATAAGAATAAATTAAAGCTTACATCTTCCGAAATAGGAACACTATGGGGAGAGTATGTAAACGGAACGATGACAGATATAGTAAATAGATATATGTTCTCTATTATTGAAGATGAGTCAATAAAGACCATTTTTGAAGATGCTATCAAGACCTTCGCAAAACAAAAAAAACAAATTGTGGCTTTTATAGAAAACGAAGGGTTTCCAGTACCAATTGGATTTACAGAGTCTGATCTTAATAAAGGTACCCAGAGGTTGTTCACGGACATATTCTGTTTGAATTATTTACATATTATGACATTGCATGGGTTGCTAGGACATACAACCTCATTAGGTGTTTCTGTCAGAGAAGACTTACGCCACTTCTACGATTCATGTGATAATGATGCAAAAAGAATGTATCATCAAACGGTTGAATTATTACTTGAAAAAGGGGATTTTCAGAGGGACCCTTATTTTTATCCTGCTACGAATCCTGAATATATTTCTAGCCAGGATTTTACGGATGGTTTTTTCGGAAAAGGCAGACGTTTATCGGCAATAGAAATCATAAGTATTTCTTTCAACCTTAAAAAAAGCATTATGGCTAAAACTCTTTCTATTGGATTTAGTCAGGTCTCTCAATCAAAAGAAGTAAGGAAATTTTTAGAGGATTCGGAGAAAACAGCTGATGATCAAATACAATCCTTTTCAAAAATCATGCACGCAGATAATTTACCAATTCCTAAATCGTGGGAGACAGAAGTAACAACTTCAACAGACTCTCCTTTTTCTGATAAATTAATGATGTATCATATTGGTTTCTTGTTCCAAGCTGCACAAGCATATCATGGAACAGGTTTAGCATCAGCCATGCGAACAGATCTTGTAGCTACTTATGAAAGGATTATTCTAAAGAATTTAATGGTAACAAAAAGATGGTTTAACATTATGGTGAAAAATAAATGGGTAGAACAACCACCACTTGCTCCTAACAGAAAAGAAATTGCAAAAGAGAAATGA
- a CDS encoding STAS domain-containing protein — translation MEIIYNQREKMTDFIRDNKQNFQDKLLSEAVNVASKINDILETGNIDLLKNAQKLALYVVEQKEHQLIAFAQQEGIAWAEHALTLAFKLEWVQSIRRTLWHFLYQYDRINSHFNSREEFYSLEKRINDRIDQFLNTFLISYSKYKDELIASQRDLVEHLSVPIIPLSQSVAVLPLIGMVNTYRIQTIEEKVLTGISDLRIETLIIDLSGIANMEMHVIDHLQKILTGISMMGCKAILTGLRADLVRTMIHSGISFEDRAETKGTLQQTLKEYLELNRL, via the coding sequence ATGGAAATTATTTATAACCAGAGAGAGAAAATGACCGATTTTATTAGAGATAACAAACAGAATTTCCAAGATAAGCTCTTATCAGAGGCAGTTAACGTAGCCTCTAAGATTAATGACATTTTAGAAACTGGAAATATTGATCTTTTAAAAAATGCTCAAAAGTTAGCTCTATATGTCGTAGAGCAAAAAGAACACCAACTCATTGCTTTCGCTCAACAAGAAGGGATAGCCTGGGCGGAGCACGCCTTAACTCTTGCCTTCAAACTAGAATGGGTACAGTCCATTAGGCGAACATTGTGGCATTTTCTCTATCAATATGATCGAATAAATAGCCATTTTAATAGTCGTGAAGAATTTTATTCCTTAGAGAAGCGTATTAATGACAGGATTGATCAATTTCTTAACACTTTTTTAATTAGTTATTCCAAGTATAAAGATGAATTAATTGCCTCCCAAAGGGACTTAGTTGAACATCTATCGGTGCCTATTATACCACTTAGCCAATCTGTAGCTGTATTACCGTTGATCGGAATGGTTAACACATATCGTATCCAAACGATTGAGGAGAAAGTATTGACAGGCATATCAGATTTGAGGATTGAAACATTAATTATAGACCTGTCTGGAATTGCTAACATGGAGATGCATGTTATTGACCATCTTCAAAAAATATTAACTGGCATTTCAATGATGGGATGTAAAGCTATTCTTACAGGTTTACGTGCTGATCTAGTGCGAACAATGATTCACTCAGGAATCTCCTTTGAGGACAGAGCAGAAACAAAAGGGACATTACAGCAAACTTTAAAAGAGTATCTAGAACTGAATCGACTGTAG
- a CDS encoding MerR family transcriptional regulator codes for MTYSIGEFSKLVGLSGYTLRFYEKEGLIKVNRDENNVRIYSDENKLWIESLLHLKNTGMSLKDMKRFAMWGHMGDKTMEERLDLLRNHRKKVVEDLEKLRQSLEHLDKKIDFYEKEVGDCFS; via the coding sequence TTGACATATTCTATTGGAGAATTTTCTAAACTCGTTGGGTTAAGTGGATATACATTGAGGTTTTATGAAAAAGAAGGGTTAATAAAAGTAAACAGAGACGAGAACAATGTCAGAATCTACTCGGATGAAAATAAATTATGGATTGAATCTTTGCTTCACCTGAAAAATACGGGGATGTCACTTAAAGACATGAAACGATTTGCAATGTGGGGACATATGGGGGATAAAACAATGGAAGAAAGGTTAGATTTGCTTAGAAATCATCGCAAAAAAGTAGTGGAAGACTTGGAGAAACTTCGTCAAAGTTTAGAGCATCTAGATAAAAAAATAGATTTTTATGAAAAAGAAGTAGGAGACTGTTTCTCTTAA
- a CDS encoding CBO0543 family protein, whose protein sequence is MKRHKFENNFLRTLLILNIGILGPLLFRKPSIKDWLLVYLFNALTNGIIDNFLTSSNIVKYPVRLFQKTTKTHYLFDFLLYPTFTVLYNQMTWKDKPFAVLYKLLALIAPLSLVELWAEKRTNLIKWKKGWNWHTTFFGIIFKSLLTRFFIEIVRKISKNQVQ, encoded by the coding sequence ATGAAAAGGCATAAATTTGAAAACAATTTTTTACGTACTTTACTCATTTTAAACATAGGTATTTTAGGTCCTTTATTATTTAGAAAACCTTCCATAAAAGATTGGTTATTAGTATATTTATTTAATGCTCTTACCAACGGTATCATAGATAATTTTCTTACTTCATCAAATATAGTTAAATATCCTGTTCGTTTGTTTCAAAAAACAACGAAAACACACTATCTATTTGATTTTTTATTATATCCAACCTTTACAGTTCTGTACAATCAAATGACGTGGAAAGATAAACCATTTGCTGTTCTGTATAAGCTACTTGCCCTGATAGCCCCTCTGTCTTTGGTTGAGTTATGGGCAGAAAAGAGGACGAATCTCATTAAGTGGAAAAAGGGATGGAATTGGCATACTACTTTTTTTGGTATTATCTTCAAATCTTTACTAACTAGATTCTTTATTGAAATTGTAAGGAAAATATCAAAGAATCAAGTGCAATGA
- a CDS encoding aldo/keto reductase, with amino-acid sequence MKTRKLGTLEVSELGLGCMSISANYGPPADKDQGIKTIRTAYEKGVTFFDTAEVYGPYTNEELVGEAVAPFRDEVVIASKFGFDLEGSEGLNSRPEHIKKVVEDSLKRLKTDRIDLYYQHRVDPKIPIEEVAGAMKDLIMEGKILHYGLSEASENTIRRAHAVQPVTAIQSEYSFMERAPEQNGVLKACEELGIGFVPWGPVGMGYLTGKLDARTNFDPKTDLRAEFSRFTPENLAANMPVVELLREFAEKKNATPAQISLAWLMAQNPWIVSIPGTRNIDHLNENLGAMNIQLTPEELRELETDFSKIKVHGGRMNEMQMQIVEK; translated from the coding sequence ATGAAAACACGAAAACTTGGAACATTAGAAGTATCGGAATTAGGATTAGGGTGCATGAGCATTAGTGCAAATTATGGGCCTCCAGCAGACAAAGACCAAGGTATCAAGACAATTCGTACAGCCTATGAAAAAGGCGTCACGTTCTTTGATACAGCCGAAGTTTACGGTCCATATACTAACGAAGAGCTGGTTGGAGAAGCTGTCGCGCCTTTCCGCGATGAAGTGGTTATCGCAAGTAAATTTGGTTTTGACCTTGAAGGTTCAGAAGGTCTTAACAGCCGACCAGAACACATCAAGAAAGTGGTTGAGGACTCGCTTAAGCGCCTAAAAACGGACCGTATTGATCTCTACTACCAGCATCGAGTAGATCCGAAAATACCAATCGAAGAAGTGGCTGGTGCAATGAAAGATCTAATCATGGAAGGGAAGATTTTACATTATGGTCTCTCTGAGGCGAGTGAGAACACAATCCGCCGAGCGCATGCTGTACAACCTGTTACAGCAATTCAGAGCGAATACTCGTTTATGGAAAGAGCACCAGAACAAAATGGCGTACTTAAAGCTTGTGAGGAGTTAGGAATTGGCTTCGTCCCATGGGGGCCAGTTGGAATGGGTTATCTCACTGGGAAGCTAGATGCTCGCACAAATTTCGACCCGAAAACGGACCTTCGAGCTGAGTTCTCTCGCTTTACTCCTGAAAACTTAGCAGCAAATATGCCGGTTGTTGAATTGCTCAGAGAGTTTGCAGAAAAAAAGAATGCTACACCGGCTCAAATTTCCCTTGCATGGCTTATGGCACAGAATCCTTGGATTGTTTCTATTCCAGGTACACGCAATATAGATCACCTGAACGAGAACTTAGGAGCAATGAATATTCAGCTGACACCAGAAGAACTTCGTGAGCTCGAAACTGATTTCTCTAAAATCAAAGTGCACGGTGGCCGTATGAATGAAATGCAGATGCAGATTGTTGAAAAGTGA